A stretch of DNA from Anopheles ziemanni chromosome 3, idAnoZiCoDA_A2_x.2, whole genome shotgun sequence:
AAGAAGCAGGAGGCGCAGATATTCGCGATCGCCAAGCGGTACGGTGGCTTCTCGGCCGGCAGCAGCAACGGCGAAAAGGGCTACATTCTAACCTTCGTCATCGCGTACATCAGGGTGAGTGTGTCGTGCTGTTCGAGTGGTTTAATGGCGTCAAACAGTCATAAGAGCCGATTAGCAAACATCGATTACATCTAACAAACATCTTCAACCCTAAAAGGGTCATTCTATTCTACTTTGCACAATTTCACGCTGTTCTCTTTTCCCGCTTCCCTCCGCTAGGACTTGGCACTCGAGTACAGCATCGTTGCAGAGTCGTTCGAGACCTCGGTTTCCTGGGACCGGTGCGAATCGCTGTGCATCAACGTCAAGAGCTGCGTTCGAAAGGTAAAGTTGAGTTCATCGTTTCGGAACAGCCATACAAATTGTCATCTGTTGATAGCCCCTCGCCTTAAACACAGTCCCCTCACAGTGAGTGTCGAGCTGTGTTTTACTGCCACCAAACCAATAGCTCTCCGAAGAGCGTGAAGTGTTAGATAAATCAGGTGTTCGCTAATTACTTGCCTAAGTCAGACGAAGGGCAAAGCTCTCCagttgaggttttttttttattgtttgtttatttcaaccCAACCTGCTGTCCCACGCGTAACTGCAGCAACTGTGTTGTTTAGAATGCGATGCGTTAGCGTTTTTGAAAAGTGCATAagcattgattttttcttaaCGAACGGTATTGCAGTGTATTAACGAACAACATTTTGATTACAATTTAAAAGGTATATGTTTTCCATGAGATTTGTTCTCCTGCGTTGTGCTCTAGTACGTGAATATACGATATTGAACATGATTGGAACTTGTCTCGGAATTTGGATTCGTCTCGGACCGCTTTACGATCAACTTTTAAGTTTCGTCCATGTAACATGATGATTTCGATTCAATATTTACAAATTACGAATGTGGGAATTAAAATtctgcaataaaaataatccatcgataattttttttcttatctaaTACTCTTCTATTTTGCTCCTTTCAGGAATGTGCCAAACACAACATCCAATACTACCTCATCTCCTGCCGCGTGACGCAGACGTACGATGCCGGTGCCTGCGTATACTTCTACTTCGGCTTCAACCATGTCGGCTTCGCGAACCCGGTCCACATCTACGAGGAGATCGAAAATAAGGCGCGTGACGAGATCCTGGCGTCCGGTGGTTCCATCTCGCACCACCATGGCGTCGGCAAAATCCGATCGCGCTGGTATCCACAGAGTGTGTCCGACGTGGGCGTGCAGCTCTACAAGGCCACCAAGCGCGAGCTCGatccgaacaacattttcGCCGCCGGTAACCTCCTACCGCCTGAACCGTCGCCAACCAGCCTAAAGGCCAAGCTGTAGAGGTCGTCGGGAAGCGTCGGAAGTTCTGTAACGGGATCGAGCGCAGAACATTAACCAATCAACACCACTGGACAGAGTGGAATTCGGAATCTTTAAGCCGCACGGATACATTTTGCTGCTTGGCGCTTCAAACCGGAGGGAAATGGCAGTTTCGAGGCAGGGCGAAACAACTCTGTTTGTTGTAGTGCGACATTTCATCGAGTCCAGTGGATCTACGTGTGTGTTCACAATACGCTTTTGTTATATCTTATGCGATACTTACAAAAACAATCCCAAACGTGAAGAGTAAAGAAAAAGTTACATTCCATGCTTATGCTCTCCAGCGTCAAAAAATCCAAAGTAGTCGCTTGCTGTACATTACGTTAGTTGCATCTAGCTTTACCTTAAGTCATCAATCCAGCAATTGAAATTGGTTttagtttatgtttttacaTTCTTTGTTATTAGTGCGATTTGATGTGtggttttttcctctcctATAGTGCAATTTCTGTTAATCGTCCTGAAGGTATCGGCAGGAAGTGGTCATTTGTTGAAGCTCTCAAATTTGTTTGTGCGAAtttaagtgaaataaaaagtatATAAGAAAAAACAGCTGCAGCTCAATCTATGTTCCTTGTCCAACGAAAAACGTTATTAGCATTGTTTTCAGCAAGCATTATTTTCGaacaaaaacatatcaaaCTGAGATGATTGTAAGAATGTGGGCTTGAATTTTGCCAACTCAACTATATTGAATCCGTACTAAGACTTCTCTTTATCTGAACATAGAATCAATCAGAATAGATTCGAACTATCAGGATTTCTTCCTGATGAGTTATTAGATTTATCACTTTTagactatttttaaaataaccttGGATCTTCGGGAACTGTTAGGCTGTCGAAAAAACCCTTGAATGCTTTGAGTGGAATGTTGCTGCACTATTAAAGTGCATCAACTCGTCCAACCATTTCATTGCGCTGCACGGTATCGTTTTGTTATCTGCTGTTTGCATTCCTTACCCCGTCCGCCCAGTACCAGCTCCTCGAgtaagaaaataaaccacaaCAACTCCTAACGACGGTTTGCATAATGCAGGTCGGCACAATGTGAACCAGTGTGTCCGATAATTGGCATGATAATTAAATTCAATAGTTGCACAAACTAGCTTCACCCCCGTCCAGCTAATGGGCCAAATCGAGCatcgatttgtttggttttgttgagaCAGCGTGCCTTAACATGAACGGCTGACGATAGGAATTCTAGTCGTAATTTCTAGCTAAAGGTCACCAAATGTCGCATCGGAAAACGTCAGCTGTAGGATCCGGCTCTTCACTAATTGGATCCCCTATAAAACAGGTTCACCAAACGAGCCGCGATTCAGATTTTGGTGGTTTGTGGTACAATTGTAAACATTGAAAAGATAACATCCGAGATCAACAGGAACTCTTCGATGGAGCACGCCGAGCGTCAGCATGGACAATTTCCCCTCATGGAGCTCTGTATCAGGATGCTGCGGAAGCTGAGTTTATGGAACCAGGCGCCTGGAGGAACATTCTCAATTAGGGGCTACTTGAACGTAGGAAGCTATATGCTCGTTTGGGTCATGCCGAGCTTTGTGTTCATTGTGACTACGCAGGATAATGTTACGCTGCTGCTAAAGGCGGTCACCGAGCAGATCGTGTTCTTTACTATCTTCTACAAGTTCTGCTCATTTGTGTACAACTTTCGGCAGTGGGAGTCATTGTTCTACGATCTACAGCGAACGTATACTAGCGTGCAGTCCGATCCCGACGCCGAGGTTCAAGCTGTCCTGACACACGTGCGCAAGGTGGCATACTATGTGACGCGCTACTACTGCACGATAGTGACATTCAATATCATGGTATACGGCATTTTCCCAATGATCTACGTAATAATCAAGTATGCCATTACGGGCACCTATAGTGTTCCTCTATCGACACCGATCGAAGGATGGTATGCCTAGTTAACATGTCGTAATTTGGACGCACGAGAGCGAGCTTGAGGAATGATAGTAGTGAGAACTTAGTTTGACAATctggattttttatttttgttttgtttccggtattagtttcaaatttttcaacaaagtccgacatttgttttgtatctTTTCTTGTATTTGAGTTCGAAAACATAGTGGTTGACTTCAGGAGCTTGTTAACAAAAAGTACACTCATAATATTGAATATACTtggtttgattaaaattttctaTTACAGCTACTTCATTCCAGGTTATAAAACTGAGTTTTGGATATGGCTGCCGTTCAATGGCATGCTCAATGTAGTTCTTCTACTACACGGTCTGATGCTTCTTCCAATGGAATGCTTCGTCTGGATCATGATCTACGATATTGCATGCCTTTTCCGTATTCTTCGCATTAAAGCTAGACTGCTTGGTACGGTGCAGGGTAAGGATGTTCAATGGCATGCCGAAATCGAAAACTTCGTGTCACTACATGATTGTACCTTGCGGTAGGACAAATGTGAAATGAATCTTTGATAAATGATTCACTAATGGTAATGCACTTTCGATCTGtga
This window harbors:
- the LOC131284046 gene encoding odorant receptor 49b-like, which produces MEHAERQHGQFPLMELCIRMLRKLSLWNQAPGGTFSIRGYLNVGSYMLVWVMPSFVFIVTTQDNVTLLLKAVTEQIVFFTIFYKFCSFVYNFRQWESLFYDLQRTYTSVQSDPDAEVQAVLTHVRKVAYYVTRYYCTIVTFNIMVYGIFPMIYVIIKYAITGTYSVPLSTPIEGCYFIPGYKTEFWIWLPFNGMLNVVLLLHGLMLLPMECFVWIMIYDIACLFRILRIKARLLGTVQGKDVQWHAEIENFVSLHDCTLRCASALEEILSGQMLFLYTSTIFSLCLLMTVISVAFNDTHLMICMLVVINYCMFQTFCFAMLGTELIEESSSVADAIFHSSWYTRSHLEQRDLAFVLFRAQRPVKLTAAKLFIVTRVSFAQVLKQAYTIFTLMSQFLGENVN